The following proteins are co-located in the Phaeodactylum tricornutum CCAP 1055/1 chromosome 2, whole genome shotgun sequence genome:
- a CDS encoding predicted protein translates to MKDFYSKSVQLLAFVTVSSLKVRIASSLRSPSLRWHDRYRRNVARNLGVVPSSDDPHSAPDAVANLMLLASRHCTSQALYIAVQLRIPDIIGISHCKSLSAISARITREQQAVAPNNNIDSDALLRVLRLLALEGILHEVRMSGEWAFSLTATGALLRQPTATAQQMSEHTQQEASWASLIQHWMEPPLWNAWTGMPSYLVTQHQICDHPKTTPFAIANGIAVDEFYGRRENCDSLRYANAFVGLVTDLELQACVEGFDWQTLSAKSVVDLGGHDGAVMKAVQGAYPDVTCFSLDRPSVVELLSTPSTSVTLLGGNLFNSSTSPQPTQFS, encoded by the coding sequence ATGAAAGATTTTTACAGTAAATCCGTACAGCTTCTGGCATTCGTCACTGTATCATCCCTAAAGGTACGAATAGCTTCGAGTTTGCGCTCTCCTTCGCTTCGATGGCACGATCGGTACCGCAGGAATGTCGCACGCAACCTCGGCGTTGTCCCATCCTCGGACGATCCGCATAGTGCACCGGACGCCGTGGCCAACCTTATGCTATTGGCGTCGCGACACTGCACCTCTCAAGCTTTGTACATTGCGGTGCAACTGCGCATCCCGGATATAATTGGAATATCTCATTGTAAGTCTCTTTCCGCCATTTCGGCCCGGATAACGCGAGAGCAACAAGCAGTGGCCCCAAACAACAATATTGATTCAGATGCGTTGCTCCGAGTCTTGCGTCTTTTGGCCTTGGAAGGAATACTCCATGAAGTGAGAATGAGCGGAGAATGGGCCTTCTCGTTGACTGCGACGGGCGCGCTTTTGCGGCAACCGACGGCGACAGCACAACAAATGAGTGAGCATACTCAGCAGGAGGCGTCTTGGGCAAGCTTGATACAGCATTGGATGGAGCCCCCATTGTGGAACGCCTGGACTGGGATGCCGTCCTATCTGGTTACTCAGCACCAAATTTGTGATCACCCAAAGACGACTCCGTTCGCCATTGCCAACGGTATAGCCGTTGACGAATTCTACGGCCGCCGGGAGAATTGTGATTCACTCCGCTACGCCAACGCCTTTGTGGGCCTCGTTACGGATTTGGAACTCCAAGCCTGCGTCGAAGGGTTTGATTGGCAAACTTTGTCGGCCAAGTCGGTTGTTGATTTGGGCGGTCACGATGGAGCCGTCATGAAAGCAGTCCAGGGTGCATATCCTGACGTCACTTGTTTCTCGTTGGACCGACCCTCCGTCGTTGAGCTGCTTTCCACACCATCTACCAGTGTTACTTTGTTGGGAGGAAATTTGTTCAACTCTTCCACTTCCCCCCAACCGACGCAATTTTCATGA
- a CDS encoding predicted protein (DNA polymerase epsilon, subunit D, catalytic subunit participating with PCNA in DNA replication late in S phase), which translates to MAADPEEEKTQPPPAAVEFEPPLACVRRILKHTLPSSTNVGKDASAAFARASGIFIIYLTACANDFARTHKRQTITANDVLAAIKELDFDDFSTDMMSFLESYRVSEKHKKDAKAKAAADKKERDDDGSKETPSKQEDEENDDDDDDNDNEAKDDDDDDDEENSDRKRHRNDDDDDNTAAESPKHSPETESVEEPTLKKAKLGENVNAKDDTETGGKAGTGADEDETAE; encoded by the exons ATGGCTGCTGATCCAGAGGAAGAGAAGACGCAACCGCCTCCGGCTGCGGTAGAATTCGAGCCGCCCTTGGCTTGTGTGCGGCGAATTCTGAAGCACACCttgccgtcgtcgaccaACGTTGGTAAAGACGCTTCGGCCGCATTTGCGAGAGCGAGTGGAATTTTCATTATCTATTTGACCGCTTGTGCCAACGACTTTGCCCGTACGCACAAGCGACAGACAATTACAGCCAACGATGTCCTCGCCGCAATCAAG GAGCTAGACTTTGACGACTTTTCGACCGACATGATGAGTTTTTTGGAATCGTACCGTGTCTCGGAGAAACACAAGAAGGACGCCAAGGCTAAGGCTGCCGCAGACAAGAAAGAACGCGACGATGACGGAAGCAAAGAAACTCCCTCAAAACAGGAGGATGAGGAgaatgatgacgacgatgacgacaatgacaacgaagcaaaagacgatgatgacgatgatgatgaagaaaacTCAGATCGCAAACGGCACAGaaacgatgatgatgatgataatACCGCAGCCGAAAGCCCGAAGCATTCTCCAGAGACAGAAAGTGTTGAGGAGCCAACACTTAAAAAAGCGAAATTGGGGGAAAATGTCAATGCTAAAGATGATACAGAGACTGGAGGGAAGGCAGGGACTGGAGCAGATGAAGACGAGACAGCAGAATAA
- a CDS encoding predicted protein, whose protein sequence is MRGSLVCLLIHLAAAVSWGLPWSGDATSCVRFEEATVDADGPNTENDLASAEAKIADFLEATPTNGKFHVQGWRWHTMSLVREADRLNKLATKLLEKSSSDEAHSLEKEVDYVVGFNMKGLHKIERDLFFPWVRKKMELSIKNPDFAKAFSTVMDQLEGDRQTMETLGMSLAEITRMAADSDNPSNVRMDAYDAVASMSATLAKYGRAMLEREDKFLVPAVANIVPESEQKSFNNKVIRNLGVFDSRVHLVGMHEAVWQLDKESERKLFDETIPSIPRKMIPRWKRLLYEPAIGKLNDL, encoded by the exons ATGAGGGGCTCATTAGTTTGCTTACTAATTCATTTGGCAGCAGCCGTTTCTTGGGGTCTCCCATGGTCTGGAGACGCAACATCATGCGTTCGCTTCGAAGAGGCGACAGTCGACGCCGACGGTCCCAACACTGAGAATGATCTCGCTTCCGCCGAAGCCAAGATAGCTGATTTCTTGGAGGCTACGCCAACAAATGGCAAGTTTCATGTACAAGGATGGCGATGGCATACAATGTCACTGGTACGTGAAGCCGATCGACTTAATAAGCTAGCTACGAAGCTTTTGGAGAAATCATCGTCCGACGAAGCCCATAGTTTGGAGAAAGAGGTGGACTATGTCGTTGGTTTCAACATGAAAGGCCTTCACAAAATTGAACGGGACTTGTTCTTTCCTTGGGTTCGGAAAAAAATGGAGCTATCTATAAAGAATCCAGACTTTGCAAAAGCCTTTTCTACGGTCATGGACCAGCTCGAGGGAGACCGACAAACGATGGAGACCTTAGGGATGTCGTTG GCTGAAATCACACGAATGGCTGCCGACTCAGACAATCCGTCGAATGTGCGCATGGACGCATATGACGCAGTTGCTTCCATGTCAGCGACTCTCGCCAAGTACGGTCGAGCTATGCTGGAGCGAGAGGACAAATTTTTAGTTCCGGCCGTCGCAAATATCGTCCCAGAATCGGAGCAAAAGTCTTTCAACAATAAGGTCATACGAAATCTAGGAGTTTTCGACTCTCGCGTGCATCTCGTTGGGATGCACGAGGCTGTCTGGCAGCTCGACAAAGAATCAGAGCGAAAGCTCTTTGATGAGACGATACCATCTATCCCACGAAAGATGATCCCAAGATGGAAACGGCTTTTGTACGAACCTGCTATTGGAAAGTTGAATGACCTATGA